The Acidobacteriota bacterium genome has a window encoding:
- a CDS encoding Fic family protein — protein sequence MYIYEHPDWPHLHWKNDSLIEMLATVRYRQGRLIGQMEALGFDLRQEAVFETLTEDVLKTSDIEGERLDADQVRSSVARHLGLDLGGLRHADRRVEGIVEMMLDATGRHEEPLTGTRLHGWHESLFPSGRSGRRRIRVGGWRDDRTGPIQVVSGPIGRERVHFEAPPAVRLAREMEAFLDWFNAPADTDEVVKAGVAHLWFVTLHPFDDGNGRMARAIADMVLARSEGSSQRYYSMSSQIRQERADYYDVLERTQKGTTDITAWLVWFLVCLGRAIENSRRTLATVHKKARFWKRVADVPLNRRQRRVLDRLLGEFEGKLTTSKWAKLAKCSQDTALRDITDLVRRGLLARNPGGGRSTSYSLVETSTS from the coding sequence ATGTACATCTACGAACATCCCGACTGGCCCCATCTCCACTGGAAGAATGACAGCCTGATCGAAATGCTGGCGACCGTCCGGTATCGACAGGGACGGTTGATCGGTCAGATGGAGGCCCTCGGCTTCGATCTACGGCAGGAGGCGGTATTCGAAACCCTTACGGAGGACGTGCTGAAGACGAGCGATATCGAAGGGGAACGACTCGACGCGGATCAGGTCCGCTCCTCGGTTGCCCGACATCTCGGTCTCGACCTCGGCGGTCTCAGGCACGCCGACCGCAGGGTCGAGGGGATCGTGGAAATGATGCTGGATGCCACCGGACGCCATGAGGAGCCGCTGACCGGAACTCGACTCCACGGCTGGCACGAGTCTCTGTTTCCGTCTGGCCGTAGCGGCCGGCGGCGGATCAGGGTGGGAGGTTGGCGCGATGACCGCACCGGCCCGATTCAGGTCGTGTCCGGTCCCATCGGTCGTGAGCGGGTGCATTTCGAGGCCCCGCCCGCGGTCCGCCTTGCCCGGGAAATGGAGGCCTTTCTGGATTGGTTCAATGCGCCTGCCGACACCGATGAAGTGGTCAAGGCCGGGGTTGCCCACCTCTGGTTCGTCACCCTTCACCCCTTTGACGACGGCAATGGCCGCATGGCGCGGGCGATTGCGGACATGGTCCTGGCCCGCTCCGAGGGGAGTTCGCAACGCTACTACAGCATGTCGTCGCAAATTCGGCAGGAACGCGCCGACTACTATGACGTCCTCGAACGGACGCAGAAGGGTACGACGGACATCACGGCTTGGTTGGTCTGGTTCCTGGTCTGCCTGGGCCGTGCCATCGAGAATTCACGGAGGACGCTGGCGACGGTCCATAAAAAAGCACGATTCTGGAAACGTGTTGCCGATGTTCCTCTCAACCGGCGCCAGAGACGGGTCCTCGACCGCCTCCTGGGTGAGTTCGAGGGGAAGTTGACCACTTCGAAATGGGCCAAGCTCGCCAAATGTTCCCAGGATACGGCCCTGCGGGACATTACCGATCTGGTCCGGCGCGGTCTCCTCGCCCGCAATCCGGGAGGGGGCCGAAGCACGAGCTACAGTCTGGTCGAAACTTCGACATCATGA
- a CDS encoding type II toxin-antitoxin system RelE/ParE family toxin produces the protein MSWEVRFDPVFDTEFDSLSTIVQDELLALAMLLERFGPTLGRPRVDTLKGSHHANMKELRFQVDNGVWRVAFAFDPERKAILLVAGDKSGSNTRRFYKRLIKTADQRFDAHLDRLTDERRAK, from the coding sequence GTGAGCTGGGAAGTCCGATTCGACCCGGTCTTTGACACGGAATTCGATAGCCTGTCGACCATTGTGCAGGATGAGCTACTTGCGTTAGCAATGCTACTTGAAAGATTCGGTCCGACCCTGGGGCGCCCCCGCGTGGATACCCTCAAAGGATCACACCACGCCAACATGAAAGAACTGCGGTTTCAGGTCGACAACGGTGTCTGGCGAGTCGCTTTTGCCTTCGATCCTGAGCGAAAGGCCATACTGCTTGTGGCTGGGGACAAATCCGGATCAAACACGAGGCGATTCTACAAACGGCTGATCAAGACGGCGGACCAAAGGTTCGATGCGCACCTCGACAGATTGACAGACGAAAGGAGGGCAAAATGA
- a CDS encoding sugar phosphate isomerase/epimerase, whose translation MNPVSGRSQAGSEGRTPRKPAGYRFRLAVCSGTFQGWSFTEACKGAVRTGYEGIEIAPHLLSDDPNSLSAARRRELRDIRKSEGLLYAGLHNMLKAPRRLHLTTPDRTRRERSWDYFRGLVDLCGDLGDAGLMILGSARQRGTVDGATQREARRRLAAGLAKVAPDAEARRVRILLEPLAPHLCDVVNNLGEATAIVEQIGSPAVQSMFDTHNAVAETLPHGEAIRKYDRYIKHIHVNELDGRHPGTGDYDFKAVLQALKDLAYPGWVSLEVFHFEHGPENIARDSARFIRDLEKKLVYDTDCDTVQSSPKSSVRTCSSS comes from the coding sequence ATGAACCCGGTGTCCGGCCGTTCCCAGGCAGGGTCTGAAGGAAGAACTCCCCGCAAGCCCGCCGGCTACCGATTCCGCCTCGCCGTCTGCAGCGGGACGTTCCAGGGCTGGAGCTTCACCGAGGCCTGCAAGGGGGCGGTCCGGACCGGATACGAGGGGATCGAGATCGCGCCGCACCTGCTCTCGGACGATCCCAACTCCCTCTCCGCCGCCCGGCGCAGAGAGCTGCGGGACATCCGCAAATCGGAAGGACTCCTCTACGCCGGGCTGCACAACATGCTCAAGGCCCCCCGCCGGCTTCACCTGACGACGCCGGACCGGACCCGGAGGGAGAGAAGCTGGGACTACTTCCGGGGCCTCGTCGACCTGTGCGGCGACCTGGGCGACGCCGGCCTGATGATCCTGGGCTCGGCCCGCCAGCGCGGCACGGTGGACGGAGCAACGCAACGGGAGGCCAGGCGCCGCCTGGCCGCGGGGCTGGCCAAGGTGGCTCCCGATGCCGAGGCGCGCCGGGTGCGGATCCTCCTGGAGCCCCTGGCGCCGCATCTCTGCGACGTGGTCAACAACCTGGGGGAGGCGACCGCCATCGTGGAGCAGATCGGCAGCCCGGCGGTGCAATCCATGTTCGACACCCACAACGCCGTCGCCGAGACCCTGCCTCACGGTGAAGCGATCCGGAAATACGACCGCTACATCAAGCACATCCACGTCAACGAGCTGGACGGCCGCCATCCGGGGACCGGCGACTACGACTTCAAGGCGGTCCTGCAGGCGTTGAAGGATCTCGCCTATCCGGGCTGGGTGTCGCTCGAAGTCTTCCACTTCGAACACGGCCCCGAAAACATCGCGCGAGATTCGGCGAGATTCATCAGGGATCTGGAGAAGAAGCTGGTCTACGATACAGACTGCGATACGGTCCAAAGCTCCCCAAAGTCCTCCGTCAGAACTTGCTCCAGTTCCTGA
- a CDS encoding type II toxin-antitoxin system VapC family toxin: MTIVVDASVLVAALVDSGREGVWAESLMAQDSLAGPELLLAEVSNILRRLEGIGKISRLEANSAQRDLLRLDLDLFPFAPFADRVWALRSNLTSYDAWYVALAEALGCSLATLDRRLERATGPACEILIPTG; this comes from the coding sequence GTGACCATCGTCGTCGATGCGTCCGTGTTGGTTGCGGCCCTGGTCGACTCGGGACGCGAAGGGGTGTGGGCGGAGTCGTTAATGGCCCAGGACTCTCTGGCCGGTCCGGAATTGCTCCTGGCGGAGGTGAGCAACATCTTGCGCCGGTTGGAAGGGATCGGGAAAATTTCGAGGCTCGAGGCCAACAGTGCACAGCGCGATCTGCTTCGGCTCGATCTGGACCTGTTCCCGTTCGCGCCATTCGCTGACCGGGTGTGGGCACTTCGGAGCAACCTGACCAGCTACGATGCGTGGTACGTGGCGCTGGCCGAAGCGTTGGGGTGTTCGCTGGCGACACTTGACCGGAGGCTCGAGCGGGCCACGGGTCCTGCCTGCGAGATCCTCATTCCAACCGGTTAA
- a CDS encoding TIM barrel protein, whose translation MWKSLWEKCERSGRLDWGTRLSPPVFDTHNAVGETLPHGEAIRKYDRYIKHVHVNELDGRHPGTGDYDFKPVLQALKDLAYPGWVSLEVFHFEHGPENIARDSARFIRDLEKELG comes from the coding sequence TTGTGGAAAAGTCTGTGGGAAAAATGTGAGCGATCAGGTCGGCTGGACTGGGGAACAAGACTGTCCCCTCCTGTCTTCGACACCCACAACGCCGTCGGCGAGACCCTGCCTCACGGTGAAGCGATCCGGAAATACGACCGCTACATCAAGCACGTCCACGTCAACGAACTGGACGGCCGCCATCCGGGGACCGGCGACTACGACTTCAAGCCGGTCCTACAGGCGTTGAAGGATCTCGCCTATCCGGGCTGGGTGTCGCTCGAGGTCTTCCATTTCGAACACGGCCCCGAAAACATCGCGCGAGATTCAGCGAGATTCATCAGGGATCTGGAAAAAGAGTTGGGCTAG
- a CDS encoding XRE family transcriptional regulator, whose protein sequence is MKTLTERLTKLPASRRQKVEERAKALIAEEMCLRDLRKARRQTQVQVAKELGINQENISRIEKRTDLLISTLSGYVQAMGGKLSLVAEFPDRPPIAVTGIAALGDETPTTKS, encoded by the coding sequence ATGAAGACTCTCACTGAGAGATTGACCAAACTCCCCGCGTCGCGCCGGCAAAAGGTTGAGGAGCGGGCGAAGGCGCTGATCGCTGAAGAGATGTGTCTCCGAGATCTCCGCAAGGCTCGGAGACAGACACAGGTACAGGTCGCAAAAGAACTCGGGATCAACCAAGAAAACATTTCCCGTATCGAGAAACGTACCGATCTGTTGATTTCCACCCTCAGTGGCTACGTCCAGGCAATGGGCGGGAAGTTGAGCTTGGTGGCGGAATTCCCCGATCGTCCACCCATAGCAGTGACTGGTATTGCTGCTCTAGGGGATGAAACCCCTACAACCAAGTCATAG
- a CDS encoding PIN domain-containing protein: protein MSFHVIWCGKVAICISHRVAFSAYRRLLAHQDPGAPSGVAFLSEHQDLWVSAIALHELEFGLRLLPLGQRRDRLRATLSEFITGYEDRVLPLERMGAEWAAHFRAQAHRAGRMLDLGDALIAGTARAHDLALATRNVADFSSLDLGVVNPWETL from the coding sequence GTGAGTTTCCACGTTATCTGGTGTGGAAAGGTTGCAATCTGCATTTCTCACCGAGTCGCCTTTAGTGCGTACCGACGTCTTCTTGCGCATCAGGACCCTGGGGCGCCATCGGGTGTCGCTTTCCTGTCCGAACACCAAGATCTGTGGGTTTCCGCCATCGCGTTACACGAGTTGGAATTCGGCTTGCGACTGCTGCCGCTGGGACAGCGCCGCGACCGCTTGCGTGCGACGCTGTCGGAATTCATCACCGGATATGAAGACCGCGTCCTTCCTCTGGAGAGGATGGGCGCGGAATGGGCCGCCCACTTTCGCGCGCAGGCGCATCGCGCCGGGCGCATGTTGGACTTGGGAGATGCACTGATTGCCGGCACCGCCAGGGCCCACGACTTGGCGCTTGCAACCAGGAACGTCGCCGACTTCAGCAGCTTGGACCTCGGCGTTGTCAATCCCTGGGAGACGCTGTAA